TTGAGTAGGAAAAAGTAACCAAAGACTTTTTCAACAATATGGATAACCCCAATTATTCTCCGTTTTGTATACCTTGAAACGTTTCTATCTTCTTTTCTTTGGTTGTAACCTTTTCCTTACTTTTTATTATTTGATATGATCATTTAGATTTCTTCTTTATATCATGGAGGTTTGGGCATACGGCTACGGTTCATTTAGATATGATCATATGTCTGTGTGATCACAATGATCTTTTTCGTGATCGATGTATGCTTGTGCAATGAATAAATGTTACCCACGTATAGTCAATAAGACTTTATTAGTAGTGTTTGTTGTGAGTGTGATCAATATTCTGAACAAAAAAACTCCACTAATGCTTCCTATTACTATCTCATCTACCTGATTCCGATAAATTGCTTTCCCTCCAGTACTGAAACATTTGCTTCTTACCATTTAATCTCTTAAGTTTAAATTTAGAAAAGTTTAAGATATAGAAAGGTTATATATACTCCGGAGTACTATACTTCTTGTGGGGACAGGAGTGGTTGTGAGATGGACGACTTTGATCGTTAATGTGACTCCCTTTTGTCCAATCATCTGTTAGCTGATTCCACACGAAACATATACCTTATTATGTTTACACGACACTTGTAAATACTCCTTATGAACAACCTATGATTCTAGAAAATAGAGTAGGTATTGAAAGATTAAAAGAAGATTAGAGAAGATTATGGGAGATTTGTAGAGAGATTAAGTAGTAATCATGTTTAAGAGTATTTAAGAATCATCATAAACAAGAGAGAGAGTCTAGAGAGATAATCTCAAACTTCTTAACTATTAATCTGATCAGAATTTATAATATATATGAGGAGCCAACACTAGGATGAGAGTTTCATAAAGAGGCACTATTACAAGAGATAAAATTTGTTTTAATTCAAACCATCCAATGAACTTCTTCCTTTTGCATAAAGCTCCTTTTGCTTTATCCAGTTCTTCTCCAGCCTGTCACACGTGTCTCCTCTTCTTTTGCAACGGTCTGATGCCTTAGCAAAGGGAATAAAGATTCTCTTCTTCATCCAAAGTTACCCGGATAACTAGTATAACTAGTATACTAGGATAACTACGGTAACTTTGGTTTAACCCTTGGAAATTACACATGTAACTAGTATTACTACGCCATGTACGGCCTCTTCATCATACTCAACTCTTCGTGTCTTTCTCTTTTCATATATTGATCTCATCTCACCACAACCATCGCTCACCTCGCTGTTTGGGGAGTACTTGTTTGTTATAGTTTTACTCTTGTTCATCGCCTTCTCACGTGTAATGCACTCGAGAGAAAATCTTACAAAAATCTATCTAATAGTAATGCCAAATATTCGAAGCGGTCACACGGCTACTCATCACTGGGTAGTGTTTTGCTTATTAAACTACTCGCTCTTTTTCATATTACATGATATTTTATGAACATTTAAAATATATATATGACACTTTTAATATATTTATTTCCTTTTGATGTATAATGTTTGCCTGAAGTCATGTGTTTATTAGGCCTGAGACTTTTATCCGAGATCCGGATTCGATCCGGATCCGATCCGAAAATCCGGATATCCGGAGAGGCCGAATCCGGATCCGGATAGTAAAATGTTAGATCCGTCATAGCCGAATCCGGATCCGGATATCTTGATTTTTTAGTCCGGATATCCGGATCCGTAAATTTTATTAAATAATTATTTCAAAAATAGTAATATCTATATATAAAAACTAATTTTATTTAATAAATTTTCATTTTTATAATACTATATATAAATTTTATGTAAATTTTGTAATATTATACATAGAAATAATTAAAAACATTATATATCTTTTTTATTTTTAAATTATTGTTAATATTTTATATATATTAATATTATTTTTTATTTATTTTAAGGATCCAAATCCGGATCCGGATATCCACCGGATATTATAATTTTTAGAAGGATATCCGACACCCGGATATCCGCGAACCCCGGATCCGGATAAGGATAGTAAAATTACGGATCCGTCGGATAAGGATCCGGATCCAGATATCTTAAAATTGTCTGGATACCCGATCCGTCTCAGGCCTAGTGTTCATACCAAAATTAATATTCCATTTTTAATTTGTTTTTTGTGATAGAATAAAATTTGTCGTATTGTCGATTGGACAACAACTATTAGACCATGATTAACCCGGGGTTCTTAGAGTGGGGTTCTTAGCGGAAGTTAAGAAACTGTTTCTTAACTTTTAACTAAAATAGCTAAGAACCGGTTCTTAAATGAACCGGTTCTTAAAGTCCTTATTTAAGAACCGGTTCTTAGCTTTTTTAGTTAAAAGTTAAGAAACATTTTCTTAACTTCCGTTAAGAACTTCATCCTAAGAACCCCGGGTTAATGATGCTCTAAAATTTCAGAAATTGGTCCCTACTTCTCTTAAGTTTGAATATGCGTTTGTATATATAAATACTAGTAATATACTGTTTAAATTATTTTTTCTACTAAATGGTCTTCTTACAGACAATAATGTAAAATTTAATTGGTTAGATTCTATTACCTGATCGCAGGCCATTCTTTAGGGACCACAGTTAGCGGTGAATACTATCTGAACAGTGTCAACTGATATTTTTGGTTGAGATTAATAACGTCATTAAGAGCACTTTTAACCCTGGTTTTTAAGGGGTTCTTAAGAGGTGTGGACCCCACAAAAAAAAACTAAAACTCAACCCTTCCTCTTTTTCTGCAAGAGGCGAGTTTGTTGTAGTTCTTGTACTGTTTACGGGCTCTACTGATACGTGGCAGTCCGCGATTAGTTAGTTTTTTAATTTTTTTTTTTAAATCAGACAAAAAAAAAAGTAAAAAATAAAATAAAAACTTCCAATGGGCTATTAGGGTTAAAGATGGTCTAGCGGTCGCCTCCCTCCTTGCTTTCATTTACTCTTTCTTTTTTTTTTTTCTCCGATTACAACAATTTCATGATCTATGACAAAGAGTGTGACTGGCAGGCAATCAATAGAGTAAATAGGAGTAATAAAAGTAGAGTAAATAAGTGTAAAAGTAGTGGAGTAAATAAAGACAGAAACCAGCGCAACTAATTTTCTCTTCAAAAACCATGAGGGAAAAAAAAATGTTTATACCTTCAGATAAACAGTAACCAGAGAGTAAAACAATTAAAAAATATTAAAATTTCTTTCCACTTGATTGGTTACTTTAGTAGCTGAATTGAGAGTAATTAGTTTCTCGCCAGAACATCTACTCTATTTGTGACTTGCAAAAATATTAAAATTTCTTTCCACTTGATTGGTTACTTTAGTAGCTGAATTGAGAGTAATTAGTATTTTTTTTTTTTTTTTTTTTAAGTGTTACAAAAAAAAAATTTGTGACTTACAGTCACATCCAAATACTAGTATATTCACACTCAAATGAATTTACTTTGCACCAAAATATTTGCAGATTAGTGATAAGTTGGCTACTCTGCAACCCTATGTACTAAAGATAGGGATGTATTTCATTTTTATAAACTCAGTATATGTAGCTGCTGAAAAAATGATAATAAATAAATAAAATAAATAAATGTAACTGCTGAGATTCATGGGTTCAACCTCAGATATACGTTTCTATCCGACAAAACTGAAACAAAGCTCAAGAGCTATTCATGGTGGTGGTGAAATGAGTTTAACCAATTCATGTTGGTTTAGTGAGTTTTGTTTGGAAATTGAAGTACTAGGTTCAAACATCTATATTATTATTAAAAGAAAAGTACTCATTTAAAAATGTTCTTACTTCATTAATTAATTTTTTTTTTTACTTCTCCTTTTCAGTTGCATTTATGAAATATCCTAAAACGAATAAAACTGTCTAATTTATTACTTGTCTTTTCAGTTACATTAATGAAATATGCTTAAATGAATTTAAACTTTATATTTTATTGTTTGTCTTTTTCAGTTACCTTAATGAAATATCATTAAATAAATTTGGACATAACGTCATTTAATCAACAAAAAAACTCATGAGTTATCCTTACGTGCATAATTTTAATAATGGAAATTTTTAAAAACGTGCATTATTAAAATGTTACCTAAAACATGCATCACTAATATATAACATGCATCAATAAAACTAGAATTTGACTCACACAATTGTACGAATATTATTTTCAGTTGATTAAATTTAAAAATAATTATTTATTCAAAAAATATTTAAGAATGACTATATTTTTAAAAATTATATGGTATTATTTGTTCATAACTCATTTGTCATTTGATAAATTGTTAGAAAGAAAATTTNNNNNNNNNNNNNNNNNNNNNNNNNNNNNNNNNNNNNNNNNNNNNNNNNNNNNNNNNNNNNNNNNNNNNNNNNNNNNNNNNNNNNNNNNNNNNNNNNNNNNNNNNNNNNNNNNNNNNNNNNNNNNNNNNNNNNNNNNNNNNNNNNNNNNNNNNNNNNNNNNNNNNNNNNNNNNNNNNNNNNNNNNNNNNNNNNNNNNNNNNNNNNNNNNNNNNNNNNNNNNNNNNNNNNNNNNNNNNNNNNNNNNNNNNNNNNNNNNNNNNNNNNNNNNNNNNNNNNNNNNNNNNNNNNNNNNNNNNNNNNNNNNNNNNNNNNNNNNNNNNNNNNNNNNNNNNNNNNNNNNNNNNNNNNNNNNNNNNNNNNNNNNNNNNNNNNNNNNNNNNNNNNNNNNNNNNNNNNNNNNNNNNNNNNNNNNNNNNNNNNNNNATTTTTTATATGATATCACACATTCGTAAAAAAATAGATAGTTTAAGATGCAAAAAAAATATTTACTTAATGAATATAATATGAACGAATATTACAAATACATCATTTAATAAAATAAATAATTAAAAACTGAAAATTCATATCCGCGCGGATCAGGTCTAGTTTCCATTATGATTTAAAACATCTCGTGGAAATCAGTTAAATCATAATGGAAACTAGACCTGATCCGCGCGGATATGAATTTTCAGTTTTTAATTATTTATTTTATTAAATGATGTATTTGTAATATTCGTTCATATTATATTCATTAAGTAAATATTTTTTTTGCATCTTAAACTATCTATTTTTTTACGAATGTGTGATATCATATAAAAAATATAAAAAAATGAGTATAAAGTTAATTAGATAATTTTAAAAACAGAAATTTTTTAAATTTTTCGTTTGTGTAACATCTCGTGGAAATCAGTTAATTATCTTTAATTAGAAAATGTAAAATAGATTTATCCTAGGCCTAATTTATCCTCATTTGTACTAAACGTAAAAGCAAAGCAATATATAGGGAAAGAAAAAGAAAATCCTAAATAATTCTTTGAAAATAGAAATACACCATTTGATTAGTGACAAAAAAATATACACGGCCGGGAAATTGTATTGAAAGCGATGAGGAAAAGATGGTGTAATACTTTTCTTCTTACCTTCATCCGAACTTCGTATCAATATCTTATCATGTTTTTGATGTCAATTCTCTACCATCTTTTTCATAAAACGATAATGTGCTTTTTGTTGTCATAGTTAATTATTGTTACTAATTAATTAGTATGTTACTAGTTAGACCTAATCCCATTTTATTATCAACAAAAGTTTGGTAAAGAATATATACAAGAATAAATCGCCTTTTTGTCCACCTCCATTTAAACGCTCTGTGCACATAAAACTGAAACATTCAAACACATACATACCCAAACGCCAAACCCTATTTTTTTCATTATTGAAAACAATGGCGTTCCATAACAATCATTTCAATCACTTCATCGACCAACAACACCAGCCTCCTCCTCCCTCTCAGCAGCAGCAGGAACACCATTTCCACGAATCCACTCCTCCTAACTGGCTCCTCCGCTCCGATAACAATTTCCTAAACCTCCAAACTGCCGCCTCCGCCGCAGCAACAAGCTCAGACTCTCCTTCCTCCGCCGCCGCTAACCAGTGGCTCTCTCGATCCACTTCTTTCCTCCAACGCGGCGGGGGAGCTAACAACAATAACGTCGGTTCAGGTGACGTCATCGACGACTTTACTACCGGCGGAGAGGAGTCAATGATCGGCGAGGGGAAGGAGGCGGAGAGATGGCAGAATGCGAGACACAAGTCGGAGATACTCTCTCATCCACTATACGAACGGCTTTTGTCGGCACACGTGGCGTGCCTCAGGATCGCCACGCCGGTGGATCAGCTTCCTAGGATCGATGCACAGCTAGCTCAGTCGCAGAACGTTGTGGCCAAGTACTCTACTATGGACGCTGCTGCTCAAGGACTCATCTCCGGTGATGAAAAGGAGCTTGACCACTTCATGGTAACTTAACTTCTCATTCCTCCTCACAAATTTTAATTTTATTTTTATTTTCCATCATTTTATTCCCTAGCCTTTTCTCTCATAAATGGTTTATTCTCTTCAAATTTAGAAAAACAAAAATTAATAATTCCTTTTTGTATTTTAGTTAATAGTTTCACTGTTTGAGAAATTTGAAAATTATTTTATGTATAATTTCAGATTTAAAAAAATAATTTTGGAGAAAAAAATGCAAATCTCGTTCGTAGATTTGTACTTTGTACCGACACACATGATCAGTGGTCTGATTGGACAATTAGTCAGTTTAAGATTTGGATTTTAGTTTTGTACAGTTGAAATTTGACAGCAGGAGGTTTTATTTTTGAGATAGATTTTGGTTGAACAATACATTGGTTTGAAATTACGGATAAAGTCATCTGACAAAAGCTACATACTAGTTTGTCATTTTATGTGTATATCAATTATATATTAATATATCTGTTGTCTGAAAAATATTTACATGCTTTTGTGCAGACGCATTATGTACTATTGCTGTGCTCTTTTAAAGAACAACTGCAGCAGCATGTCCGTGTCCATGCAATGGAAGCTGTTATGGCCTGTTGGGAGATTGAGCAGTCTCTTCAAAGCTTAACAGGTTAGTTTTGAGAAAAAATTAATATTAATCTTTCATTTAGCTATAGTAATAACTCTTGCACTGCATTTAGCATTGACAAAGAAGCAAGGATATTCTATTTAATTCATTTGTCATTTCAATTCTGCTATATGGTATGGATTTTTAATTAAAGGATTAACGCTTGTTTGTTGGGTGAGATAGGAGTGTCTCCTGGTGAAGGCACAGGAGCAACAATGTCTGAAGACGAAGATGAGCAAGTAGAGAGTGATGCTCATTTGCATGATGGAAGCTTAGATGGGTTAGGGTTTGGTCCTCTAGTCCCCACTGAGAGCGAGAGATCCTTAATGGAACGAGTTAGGCAAGAACTCAAACATGAACTCAAGCAGGTAACAAATGATATATACTATCTCCATCATATAGTCCTACACATTGTCTCATCTGTAAAGTTACATTGCCCATTATTTTTCAAACTATTTCCTTTTTATATAAAGAAAAATCGTACGGTAAGGGCTATTATATATATGTGATGTAATGATGTACAAACATTTTTTTTTTAAAGGGCTACAAGGAGAAAATTGTTGACATAAGAGAGGAGATATTGAGAAAGAGAAGAGCTGGGAAATTACCAGGAGACACCACCTCGGTTCTCAAAGCTTGGTGGCAGTCTCATTCTAAGTGGCCTTACCCTACTGTGAGTTCTCTCTTTCTACTTCTTCAATCACTCACGTGATCACCCCTCAAGGCTCTCTTGTTCTATTCCATATAGATTGGACTACATCACTTTCTCGACTTCTTCATTTGCCTTCTTATTCTCCTAAGTTTTAAATGAATGTTATAACTTTTGGCAGGAGGAAGATAAGGTGAGGTTGGTACAGGAGACGGGGTTGCAGCTCAAACAGATAAACAATTGGTTCATCAATCAAAGAAAGAGGAATTGGCATAGCAATCCATCTTCTTCTACCGTCCCAAAGAACAAACGTAGAAGGTACTACCAACAAAACTGTAGGAAGAGATATCCAAGAATATAGGATTGGCTTGTTGAACAAATATACAATTAAACGAATTATGCTATTGTGACAACGTTTATAGCTTAAATACCTAAGTTAGTGTGATGAAGTTCTTGTTTGGTATGGTTATATTAATATCTAGTTACATTTTCAAGAATATATTGAGATATTGAATTTTGGAGAGTTTTTTTTTATGAAGCAATGCAGGTGAAAATAGCGGAAGAGAGCGTTGAAGTCAGTTTGTAGCTGCGCATGGAGAGATCCAATAGCTTGATAGAATGTTGGATATCCAAAGACAAAAATCCACAAAATCTACGTAGAACGTATTTTTCTGTGTGTGACATTGCATGGTTTATGTGACTTCATATATAGGCGTAATTATTAGGGAACACACGAAACCCAAAAGACGAAGAATCAGAATCATCATTTGTAATATGAGGTTTAGGGTTGAATTTGATGTGATCTTCACTACCATCTCCACCATCATCATATCTTGTGAACAATAAGGAGATTTCTCTTTTAGCAATTGTGTAAATTGATTATTGGCCATGTTAGTAATATATACGCATATTTTGTGGAGCCATTTCTTATGCATGCTTTACTAACCCTAATACAAAAATATGAAACAACCAACCTCCGTGCCGTTTACATTTATCACACTTTGGAGCCGTAAAGGTCGCAGGAAAACGAACGAAAGAGAGACTTTCTCCGGTTATCGAAATTAGTTTTAATAATCTCAAGCCTCTTGGGTTTCTTCGCTGACCATTACGGGCCTAGTTGTTTCTCGACTTACATCGCCACGCATAACGCATGGTTTACAAAAATAGTTCACGTGTGTAAAACGTATGAGATTTCATACGTAGTCTTCTGCATCTAGTCGATTCGATAAATTACGAGAGTGTAAATCGATTTATTCAAATCATAACAAAATCAGAATGGTGGTATATAAATAAAAATTTAATACGATTTTCAGATACCAAAATACACGGCGAGGCACTTTTGTGTTGTAGGCGTTTATTTGGATAGCTGAGCCACTTGTAAAAGACAGCTGTGTGTGTTATCTGTTGCGTAACAGTGACGAAACAATGGCTTCTTCTTCTCTTTTGTACTTAATAGTATTAAAACCACATGTGTTATGTATATATATATATGTATATATTATATATGTATAGTAATTGCCGAGTCTACAATTTTTGTAGAATCTCATAGTTAAAAGACAATAACATTCTTTTGTATCCACGTGTCACAATAAGAATGAAATTCAGAATTCTTAGAGAAATAAGTTGGTTCATCTTAACTTTTATTATACATTTTATTAAACTAACTATTAAATTGATAAATAGTGTACAAAAAATATTCTCACACTTTCTTTAAATAAAAACTACGGAATTGTCTAATATGATTAACGTATATATGACCATCAATGATTATAAATAATAAATATTTCATAATATTTTTTGTATCTTAGCTCTTTTTTATTTAATTTTATATTATTAAAAGATATTAAATAACAACAATAACCATATAATAATAAAATTAATTTTTTTCTTATATGTTATATTTTGAATTTTTAAGATGACTATAAATTACTAAAAACGTTAAATGTCTCACACTAAAATTTTGTGATCACTGGTTTAACTTTTTTTGGTAATAACATAGAAAATTACTTAAATATGATAATTTCTAAATTTGTATTGAAAAAGCATTGAAACCTTAATATTTTAATTTTGAAATTTGCATTCAAAAATGGCACATTAGAAATTTTGTGTTTATCATACGAGTATAAATTTTCAATAATAAATATTTATATTAAAATATACTATATATATGTCCATGTCATTGAAATTTAGTTATATACCATATAAAATAAATAATATGATTATTTTGATTTACTTTCAAAAAAGAATATCGTAAATAAACAAAATGTATTGTTTTGATTTATGTATTTACTCTAATTTAATTATATATATAATACGTAAATTAATACAAATAAATAATAATAGATAAAAATTAGTTTTATATATAACAGTCATTCCACGCAGTTGAGCGGATCTTAAGCTAGTGATAAGATAATGAAGAACGTTCGAATAAAGTTCAGTTTGACAGTTTTTTTTTTTCGAAAACCCTATCGGCTGATCCGGTCGGCCCCGTAAGGAACACAGTTAGTGCTACAGAATGGACTAGCTCGAAAGCGTACCACACTGCCTGACTCAAGTTTGGAATACCTTCCGACTAATGCCAGGGGGTGGACCAATCATCTGTTATGGTCCACCGTGTAAATCACTTGGGCCGAAATCCAAACCCAGAGTGGCCAAGTAGTAATAATTTAGTTACCATGGAAAATCGAATTTATGACTGATGTGGATACACATCAAGTCCGAAGAGATAACTACAAGGCTACTAGCACTTGGTTGAGTTTGACATTATTTACATACAAAATAAAGATTGACATGATCAGATAAATACTTTCCCAATATTTATATCTTAATATTAGCAATGTCGAATTTATCTTTGTACGGCGACATATGCAAGTTGAGTTCACGACCTCTTAATCAAATTGAATACTATATAATATAACTTTGACATTGATATATTCGTTATTGGCGACACGTACGATGCCGTTTGTCTATCTTGTCACAAGACGAGCTGAAATTGACCAAACAAAATAGACTTTATGCATATATATCATTTATGCGGTAACATATTCAGTGATGATGATCGACAGAGAAATTGTGATTTTCCATGGGAGATCAAGTCTAGCAATAGAAATATTTTGTAAGGGATTACCTAGAAGGGTATAGTTAGGTGAAAAGGGGTATACTATGCAAAAGATTTGAGGCATCAACCGAGAAAATAGCGAAGTATTTAATGCATGAAAATATGCTCCACGAAAATATTGAGTTTTTGGTAAATACTTTATATACTGAAACCTATAATCTATAGTGTTGTTTTAAAATTTCTAACCATATTTTATATTTGTATTGATGCATGGTAAACTCTCTTTTATGGTAAATGAACATCATTCAATCGTTTTTATAAATTAAGTTAGTAAAACTTCATACACTGTTTAAATTAGTGGACTAACCATTATAAAATCTTTATTCTTTAGAGAAATAAAGACAAAAAAGTTTCAAACCTATTTGATCATCATCATATATTAGTACACGAGGCAACTATGCATTAAAACAATATTGTCATATTTTTTGAAATTTTCTCAAAATCTATGTTTTATATTGAGTTTTTGGTAAATGTTTTATATACTGAAACCTATAATCTTTAGTGTTGTTTTAAAATTTCTAACCACATTCTACAATTGTATTAATATATTTTACGCTCTTTTTCATGGTATATGAGAATCATTATAATTTTTTTATCAATTAATTTAGTAAAACTTCATAATACTCCCTAAATCGATGGAATAACCATTATAAAATCACTATTTTCTTGAAAGACACAGACAACAAAGGCTCCAAACCTCTTTTAACATCATCATATGTTAGTGCAAGATGCAACTATGCATTAAAACAATATTGTCTTCTTTTTTGAAATTTTTTCAAAGTCTATGTGTTAACCCCTACGAAAATATTGAGTTTTTGGTAAATACTTTATATACTGAAGCCTATAATATTTAGTGTTGTTTTAAAATTTCTAACCATATTCTACATTTGTATTAATGTATGCTAAACTCTCTTTCATGGTAAATGAGCATCGTTCAATTGTTTTTATAAATTAATTTAGAAAAACTTCACATACTCCCTAAATTAGTGGACTAACCATTATAAAATCGCTATTCTCTAGAGAAATGGAGACAAAAAATGTTCCAAACCTCTTTGTGCATCATCATATATTAGTACATGATGCAANNNNNNNNNNNNNNNNNNNNNNNNNNNNNNNNNNNNNNNNNNNNNNNNNNTAAACTCTCTTTCATGGTAAATGAGCATCATTCAATTGTTTTTATAAATTATTTTAGTAAAACTTCATATACTCCCTAAATTAGTGGACAAACAATTATAAAAGCGCTATTCCCTAGAGAAATAGAGACAAAAAAGGTTCTAAACCTCTTTGCCATCATCATATATTAGTACAGGAGGCAACTATGCTTTAAAACAATTTTGTCATATTTTTTTAAATTTTCTCAAAATCTATGTGTTAATTGTTTTAAAATTTCAAACCATATTCTACATTTGTATTAATGTATGCTAAACTCTCTTTCATGGTAAATGAGCATCGTTCAATTGTTTTTATAAATTATTTTAGTAAAACTTCATATACTCCCTAAATTAGTGGACAAACCATTATAAAATCGCTATTCTCTAGATAAATAGAGACAAAAAAGGCCCAAACCACTTTCACCATCATCATATATTCGTACAGGAGGCAACTATCCATTAAAACAACATTGTCATATTTTTTGGTGTTTTCTCAAAATCTATGTGTTAACCCTTACGAAAATATTGAATTTTTGGTAAATGTTTTATANNNNNNNNNNNNNNNNNNNNNNNNNNNNNNNNNNNNNNNNNNNNNNNNATATATGCTAAACTCTCTTTCATGGTAAATGAGCATCGTTCAAATGTTTTATAAATTATTTTAGTAAAACTTCATATACTCCCTAAATTAGTGGACAAACCGTTATAAAATCGCTATTCTCTTGAGAAATAGAGACAAAAAAAAGGTTCCAAACCTCTTCCACCATCACCATATATAAGTACAAGAGGCAACTATCCATTAAAACAGTATTGTCATATTTTTTGAAATGTTCTCAAAATCTATGTGTTAACCCCTACGGAAATATTGAATTTTTGGTAAATGTTTTATACACTGAAGCCTATAATCTTTAGTGTTGTTTTAAAATTTATAACCATGTTCTACATTTTTATTGATATATGCTAAACTCTCTTTCATGGTAAATGAGCATCGTTCAACTGTTTTTATAAATTAATTTAGTAAAACTTCATATATTCCATAAATTAGTGGACAAACAATTATTAAATCGCTATTCTCTAGAGAAATATAGACAAAAAATGTTCCAAACCTCTTTGACCATCTTCATATATTAGTACAGGAGGCAACTATGCATTAAAACAACATTGTCATATTTTTTGAAATTTTCTCAAAATCTTTGTGTTAACCCCTACGAAAATATTGAATTTTTGATAAATGTTTTATACACTGAAGCCTATAATCTTTAGTGTTGTTTTAAAATTACTAACCATATTCTACATTTGTATTAATATATGCTAAACTATCTTTCATGGTAAATGAGCATCGTTCAAATGTTTTATAAATTATTTTAGTAAAACTTCATATACTCCCTAAATTAGTGGACAAACCATTATAAAATCGCTATTCTCTAGAGAAATATAGACAAAAAAGGATTCAAACCTCTTTCACCATAATCATATATTAGTACAGGAGGCAACTATGCACTAAAAAAACATTGTCATATTTTTTGAAATTTTTTCGAAATCTAGGTGTTAACAACCCCTACGAAAATATTGAGTTTTTGGTAAATGTTTTATATACTGAATCCTATAATCTTTAGTGTTGTTTTAAAATTTCTAACCGCATTCTATATTTGTATTAATGTATTTTAGGCTCTTTTTCATGGTATATGGGAATCGCTAGAAACTTTTTATCAATTAATTTAGTAACACTTCATAATATTCCCTAAATTGATGAAATAACCACTATAAAATCACTATTTTCTTGAAAAATGGATACAACAAATGCTCCAAACCTCTTTGCACATCATCATAT
This genomic interval from Brassica oleracea var. oleracea cultivar TO1000 chromosome C2, BOL, whole genome shotgun sequence contains the following:
- the LOC106321182 gene encoding homeobox protein knotted-1-like 4 isoform X1 — protein: MAFHNNHFNHFIDQQHQPPPPSQQQQEHHFHESTPPNWLLRSDNNFLNLQTAASAAATSSDSPSSAAANQWLSRSTSFLQRGGGANNNNVGSGDVIDDFTTGGEESMIGEGKEAERWQNARHKSEILSHPLYERLLSAHVACLRIATPVDQLPRIDAQLAQSQNVVAKYSTMDAAAQGLISGDEKELDHFMTHYVLLLCSFKEQLQQHVRVHAMEAVMACWEIEQSLQSLTGVSPGEGTGATMSEDEDEQVESDAHLHDGSLDGLGFGPLVPTESERSLMERVRQELKHELKQGYKEKIVDIREEILRKRRAGKLPGDTTSVLKAWWQSHSKWPYPTEEDKVRLVQETGLQLKQINNWFINQRKRNWHSNPSSSTVPKNKRRSNAGENSGRER
- the LOC106321182 gene encoding homeobox protein knotted-1-like 4 isoform X2; the protein is MAFHNNHFNHFIDQQHQPPPPSQQQQEHHFHESTPPNWLLRSDNNFLNLQTAASAAATSSDSPSSAAANQWLSRSTSFLQRGGGANNNNVGSGDVIDDFTTGGEESMIGEGKEAERWQNARHKSEILSHPLYERLLSAHVACLRIATPVDQLPRIDAQLAQSQNVVAKYSTMDAAAQGLISGDEKELDHFMTHYVLLLCSFKEQLQQHVRVHAMEAVMACWEIEQSLQSLTGVSPGEGTGATMSEDEDEQVESDAHLHDGSLDGLGFGPLVPTESERSLMERVRQELKHELKQGYKEKIVDIREEILRKRRAGKLPGDTTSVLKAWWQSHSKWPYPTEEDKVRLVQETGLQLKQINNWFINQRKRNWHSNPSSSTVPKNKRRR